One window of the Tubulanus polymorphus chromosome 11, tnTubPoly1.2, whole genome shotgun sequence genome contains the following:
- the LOC141912511 gene encoding uncharacterized protein LOC141912511 isoform X2: protein MSYDQVVSVIDKPPSSRTTGEINALIPFFLKKSELFKSLKTDILIDIIRNCLFKRVERDFVLIKQGEKGDCFYIILSGKVAIYISNALADEGNLTGTVDDEADDERDELLGDEDFKKEEKKKPLDRSKFGNYIAPLDTGKSFGELALINKDCVRNASIIADETTDLVVVDRELYNRSLKAAQLAEFEERNTFVSECPYFSNWQQRFKKQMAMSLVKVKIPYDGCIVKQGDPVVGLYFVLRGQSKVIMDPTQHETQYPQYYPIEDFEVNAERNEELEELLNSTKKKQSLAPVQTDVIRGPPSAEVLKRRKGALEHRRKIYEICVIGPREVIGDMELSMELPTYMQTLHCMQATEVYSLDMKNFERLVSRKNPWTVEAMRNSAEVKIESRAMRFDKHIPLLNALMHKIADSHFQKEKQHMPKEDKPNYLEMISPQRGPLIDLFGPGTVFYRNRMREKARREAKRKNFGFQNPAAVSWGLKMAALSNMVNAASGANNLGDDNLSLPRLTTLVCHNDQNQATGNAFLTDVNGDREDVDDWETSDRALSQLEARIRQWHEVLEKIEPLHARPRFTYQTQHSGNNPDKKVVLMRRFQKDETMKIAPGKKVVIRKRKPNNVMFRRPVFSDGEEDENHDRSPINRYGKSSNRLAMSEGHASQPSDTEGEQTDEDRCARNFINNLKPSSAHAGTRKHNVSLRKQSSARRHKKQYSIEEYKLLKEELIQKQREFTRYLSKLGV from the exons ATGTCGTACGATCAAGTGGTTTCGGTTATAGATAAACCGCCTTCTTCGCGAACTACCGGAGAAATAAATGCACTGATACCGTTCTTTCTTAAGAAATCGGAGCTGTTTAAATCGCTAAAAACCG ATATTCTGATCGATATCATAAGAAACTGTTTGTTCAAAAGAGTCGAAAGAGACTTCGTTCTTATAAAACAAGGAGAGAAAGGCGACTG TTTCTACATTATACTGAGCGGGAAGGTTGCTATATATATCAGTAATGCTTTAGCGGATGAAGGTAACCTAACCGGAACTGTAGACGACGAGGCTGACGACGAAAGGGACGAGTTGCTAGGCGACGAAGACTTTAAAAAGGAAGAGAAAAAGAAACCGCTTGACCGATCAAAATTCGGCAATTATATCGCGCCATTGG ATACGGGAAAAAGTTTCGGAGAATTAGCGCTGATTAATAAAGATTGCGTTCGAAACGCATCGATCATCGCTGATGAGACAACCGATCTGGTCGTGGTCGATCGCGAGTTGTATAACCGATCATTAAAAGCTGCTCAACTGGCTGAGTTCGAGGAACGGAACACATTCGTGTCCGAGTGTCCGTATTTCTCTAACTGGCAACAGCGGTTTAAAAAACAAATGGCGATGAGTTTAGTGAAAGTGAAGATACCATACGACGGTTGTATCGTGAAACAAGGCGACCCAGTTGTTGGACTCTACTTCGTATTAag AGGTCAATCGAAAGTAATCATGGACCCGACTCAACACGAGACTCAATATCCTCAGTACTATCCGATTGAGGATTTTGAAGTGAACGCCGAAAGAAACGAGGAACTAGAAGAGTTATTGAA CTCAACAAAAAAGAAGCAATCGTTGGCTCCTGTTCAAACCGACGTCATCAGGGGACCACCCAGCGCTGAGGTTCTCAAACGACGCAAGGGGGCGCTCGAACACCGACGAAAAATATACGAAATATGTGTCATAGGCCCGCGAGAAGTGATAG gtGATATGGAACTGAGTATGGAACTGCCCACGTATATGCAAACCCTGCATTGTATGCAGGCTACGGAGGTTTATAGTTTAGACATGAAAAACTTCGAACGACTCGTATCCAGGAAAAACCCGTGGACGGTCGAAGCGATGCGAAACAGTGCCGAGGTGAAAATTGAAAGTCGAGCGATGCGTTTCGACAAACATATACCTTTACTAAACGCTTTAATGCACAAGATAGCCGACtcgcattttcaaaaagaaaaacaacacaTGCCCAAAGAGGATAAACCGAACTATCTGGAAATGATCTCCCCGCAGAGGGGGCCTCTGATCGATCTGTTCGGACCCGGCACCGTATTTTATCGCAATCGAATGCGCGAGAAAGCTCGTCGAGAGGCGAAACGAAAAAATTTCGGATTCCAAAACCCGGCGGCAGTGAGTTGGGGGTTGAAAATGGCAGCGTTGAGTAATATGGTAAACGCGGCTAGCGGGGCTAATAATTTGGGGGACGATAATTTGAGTCTACCCCGACTGACCACACTGGTCTGTCATAACGATCAGAACCAGGCGACTGGTAACGCGTTCTTGACCGACGTGAACGGCGACCGCGAGGACGTCGACGACTGGGAGACGAGTGACCGGGCTCTATCGCAACTGGAGGCCAGAATCAGACAGTGGCACGAGGTCCTAGAGAAAATCGAACCGCTCCACGCGAGACCGAGATTCACCTACCAAACGCAACACAGCGGAAATAATCCCGATAAGAAAGTAGTGCTAATGCGCAGGTTCCAAAAAGAT GAAACAATGAAAATTGCCCCCGGGAAGAAAGTTGTTATCAGAAAACGGAAGCCTAATAACGTGATGTTTAGACGACCGGTTTTCTCTGATGGCGAAGAAGATGAAAATCACGACAGGTCACCGATCAACAG ATATGGCAAATCATCGAACAGATTGGCGATGTCCGAAGGCCATGCTAGTCAACCGTCTGATACGGAAGGCGAACAAACAG